One genomic window of Monodelphis domestica isolate mMonDom1 chromosome 1, mMonDom1.pri, whole genome shotgun sequence includes the following:
- the LOC100619167 gene encoding zinc finger protein 420-like isoform X2, giving the protein MALERDRLPGQEEVTFKDVAVEFTWEEWRLLSPPQKELYKEVMLENTRNLLSVERENRPEIKVNPIEVSLPVEEMDLQTFMSNGPDNVTFREFCVAPQNSSHEHKRIHTEEKSSESNQWRRTFMHRASLAGHQRIHTREKPYECKQCGKTFSYSSSLATHHRIHTGDKPYECNQCGKTFIQRSHLAVHQRIHTGEKPYECKQCEKAFSQRSLLAVHQRVHTGEKPYECKQCEKTFTCNSKLAVHQRVHTGEKPYKCKQCGKTFTYDSSLVVHQRIHTGAKPYECKQCGKTFRQSFELSVHQRVHTGEKPYECKKCGKTFICNSKLAIHQRVHTGEKPYECKQCGKTFRLSSELAIHWRVHTGEKPYECKQCGKNFSQSSSLAVHQRIHTREKPYECKQCGKTFSHSSSLVVHQRVHTGEKPYECNQCGKTFSQRSHLGIHQRVHTGEKPYECKQCGKTFSQSFHLACHQRIHTGEKP; this is encoded by the exons GAGGAggtgacattcaaggatgtggctgtggagtTCACCTGggaggagtggcgcctcttgtcccctccccagaaagagctgtacaaggaggtgatgctggagaatacCAGGAACCtcctctctgtgg aaaGAGAGAACAGACCTGAAATCAAGGTGAATCCAATAGAGGTGAGTCTTCCTGTGGAAGAAATGGACCTACAAACATTCATGAGTAATGGTCCTGATAATGTCACTTTCAGAGAATTCTGTGTTGCACCTCAAAATTCATCTCATGAACATAAAAGAATTCACACTGAAGAAAAATCTAGTGAAAGTAATCAGTGGAGAAGGACTTTTATGCACAGGGCTAGTCTTGctggacatcagagaatccacactagggagaaaccttatgaatgcaagcaatgtggaaagacattcagttacAGCTCCTCTCTTGCAACACATCATAGAATCCATACTGGGGataaaccttatgaatgcaatcaatgtggaaagactttcattcAGAGATctcatcttgctgtacatcagagaatccacactggggagaaaccatatgaatgcaagcaatgtgaaAAGGCATTCAGTCAAAGATCCcttcttgctgtacatcagagagtccatactggggagaaaccttatgaatgcaagcaatgtgaaAAGACATTCACATGTAATTCCaaacttgctgtacatcagagagtccacactggggagaaaccttataaatgcaagcaatgtggaaagacattcacataTGATTCCTCTcttgttgtacatcagagaatccacactggggcaaaaccttatgaatgcaagcaatgtggaaagactttcagacaGAGCTTTGAACTTTctgtacatcagagagtccatactggggagaaaccttatgaatgcaaaaaatgtggaaagacatttataTGTAACTCCAAACTTGCCATACATCAGAGAgtccatactggggagaaaccttatgaatgcaagcaatgtgggaaGACTTTCAGACTGAGCTCTGAACTTGCTATACATTGGAgggtccacactggggagaaaccttatgaatgcaagcaatgtggaaagaattTTAGTCAGAGCTCCtctcttgctgtacatcagagaatccacactagggagaaaccttatgaatgcaagcaatgtgggaaGACATTCAGTCATAGTTCCTCACTAGTtgtacatcagagagtccacactggagagaaaccttatgaatgcaatcaatgtggaaagacattcagtcaaaGATCCCATCTTGGTATACATCAAAgagtccacactggagagaaaccttatgaatgcaagcagtgtgggaagacattcagtcagagttTTCATCTTGCTTGtcaccagagaattcacactggggagaaaccttaa
- the LOC100619167 gene encoding zinc finger protein 664-like isoform X3, which produces MLENTRNLLSVGLPVPPEDVISYLEQREASWILEQEGLSRCCPERENRPEIKVNPIEVSLPVEEMDLQTFMSNGPDNVTFREFCVAPQNSSHEHKRIHTEEKSSESNQWRRTFMHRASLAGHQRIHTREKPYECKQCGKTFSYSSSLATHHRIHTGDKPYECNQCGKTFIQRSHLAVHQRIHTGEKPYECKQCEKAFSQRSLLAVHQRVHTGEKPYECKQCEKTFTCNSKLAVHQRVHTGEKPYKCKQCGKTFTYDSSLVVHQRIHTGAKPYECKQCGKTFRQSFELSVHQRVHTGEKPYECKKCGKTFICNSKLAIHQRVHTGEKPYECKQCGKTFRLSSELAIHWRVHTGEKPYECKQCGKNFSQSSSLAVHQRIHTREKPYECKQCGKTFSHSSSLVVHQRVHTGEKPYECNQCGKTFSQRSHLGIHQRVHTGEKPYECKQCGKTFSQSFHLACHQRIHTGEKP; this is translated from the exons atgctggagaatacCAGGAACCtcctctctgtgg GGCTTCCTGTTCCCCCAGAAGATGTGATTTCTTATTTGGAACAGAGGGAAGCCTCGTGGATACTGGAGCAAGAAGGTCTGAGTAGGTGTTGCCCAG aaaGAGAGAACAGACCTGAAATCAAGGTGAATCCAATAGAGGTGAGTCTTCCTGTGGAAGAAATGGACCTACAAACATTCATGAGTAATGGTCCTGATAATGTCACTTTCAGAGAATTCTGTGTTGCACCTCAAAATTCATCTCATGAACATAAAAGAATTCACACTGAAGAAAAATCTAGTGAAAGTAATCAGTGGAGAAGGACTTTTATGCACAGGGCTAGTCTTGctggacatcagagaatccacactagggagaaaccttatgaatgcaagcaatgtggaaagacattcagttacAGCTCCTCTCTTGCAACACATCATAGAATCCATACTGGGGataaaccttatgaatgcaatcaatgtggaaagactttcattcAGAGATctcatcttgctgtacatcagagaatccacactggggagaaaccatatgaatgcaagcaatgtgaaAAGGCATTCAGTCAAAGATCCcttcttgctgtacatcagagagtccatactggggagaaaccttatgaatgcaagcaatgtgaaAAGACATTCACATGTAATTCCaaacttgctgtacatcagagagtccacactggggagaaaccttataaatgcaagcaatgtggaaagacattcacataTGATTCCTCTcttgttgtacatcagagaatccacactggggcaaaaccttatgaatgcaagcaatgtggaaagactttcagacaGAGCTTTGAACTTTctgtacatcagagagtccatactggggagaaaccttatgaatgcaaaaaatgtggaaagacatttataTGTAACTCCAAACTTGCCATACATCAGAGAgtccatactggggagaaaccttatgaatgcaagcaatgtgggaaGACTTTCAGACTGAGCTCTGAACTTGCTATACATTGGAgggtccacactggggagaaaccttatgaatgcaagcaatgtggaaagaattTTAGTCAGAGCTCCtctcttgctgtacatcagagaatccacactagggagaaaccttatgaatgcaagcaatgtgggaaGACATTCAGTCATAGTTCCTCACTAGTtgtacatcagagagtccacactggagagaaaccttatgaatgcaatcaatgtggaaagacattcagtcaaaGATCCCATCTTGGTATACATCAAAgagtccacactggagagaaaccttatgaatgcaagcagtgtgggaagacattcagtcagagttTTCATCTTGCTTGtcaccagagaattcacactggggagaaaccttaa
- the LOC100619200 gene encoding zinc finger protein 883-like isoform X1, which yields MTRERAENEELRRTSWRREPGVSGMALERDRLPGQEEVTFKDVAVDFTREEWRLLSPPQKELYKEVMLENAQNLFFVGLPGPPEDMISYLEQREALWMLEQEGLRSCCPEELRPEMKVNPTDVSLPVKEMDLQRFMSDDPDNFAFREFTVVPQNSFPIEHHRMYTEEKSSESNHCGKTFMHRSNLSGHQSIHTGERPYECKQCEKAFSRRSHLTVHQRIHTGEKPYECIQCGKTFRDNSNLAVHQRIHTGEKVYECNQCGKKFSHSCSLVLHQRIHTGEKPYECNQCGKAFTNSSSLAVHQRVHTGEKPYECNQCGKAFSRRSHLAVHQRIHTGEKPYKCIQCGKTFRDNSSLLVHQRIHTGEKLYECNQCGKTFSQSSSLVLHQRIHTGEKPYECNQCGKTFTNSSSLAVHQRVHNGEKPYECKQCGKIFTYNSNLAAHQRVHTREKPYECKQCGKTFRRSFELTVHQRVHTGEKPYECKQCGKTFRGSFELTVHQRVHTGEKPYECKQCGKTFSYNSNLTAHQRVHTREKPYECKQCGKTFRWSSKLSVHQRIHTGEKSYECN from the exons GAGGAggtgacattcaaggatgtggctgtggacttcacccgggaggagtggcgcctcttgtcccctccccagaaggagctgtataaggaggtgatgctggagaatgcccaGAACCTGTTCTTTGTGG GGCTTCCAGGTCCCCCAGAAGACATGATCTCTTATTTGGAGCAAAGGGAAGCCCTGTGGATGCTGGAGCAAGAAGGCCTGAGGAGCTGCTGCCCAg aagAGCTCAGACCGGAAATGAAGGTGAATCCAACCGACGTGAGCCTTCCTGTGAAAGAAATGGACCTACAAAGATTCATGAGTGATGATCCCGATAACTTTGCTTTCAGAGAATTCACTGTTGTACCTCAAAATTCATTTCCTATTGAACATCATAGAATGTACACTGAGGAAAAATCTAGTGAAAGTAATCATTGTGGGAAGACTTTCATGCACAGGTCCAACCTTTCTGGACATCAGAGCATCCATACTGGTgagagaccttatgaatgtaagcaatgtgaAAAAGCTTTCAGTCGGAGATCCCATCTTACTgtacaccagagaattcacactggggagaaaccttatgaatgcattcagtgtggaaagacattcagagaTAATTctaatcttgctgtacatcagagaatccacactggggagaaagtttatgaatgcaatcaatgtggaaagaaatTCAGTCACAGCTGCTCTCTTGttctacatcagagaatccacactggggagaaaccttatgaatgcaatcaatgtggaaaggcattcacaAATAGCTCCAGTCTGgctgtacatcagagagtccacactggagagaaaccttatgaatgcaatcaatgtggaaaggcattcagtcgGAGatcccatcttgctgtacatcagagaatacatactggggagaaaccttataaatgtattcagtgtggaaagacattcagagaTAATTCCAGTCTTTTGGTacaccagagaatccacactggtgagaaactttatgaatgcaatcaatgtggaaagacattcagtcagagctcctctcttgttctacatcagagaatccatactggggaaaaaccttatgaatgcaatcagtgtggaaagacattcacaaaTAGCTCCAGTCTCGCTGTACATCAGAGAGTTCACaatggggagaaaccttatgaatgcaagcagtgtggaaagataTTCACCTATAACTCcaatcttgctgcacatcagagagtccacactagagagaaaccttatgaatgcaagcaatgtggaaagactttcagacgGAGTTTTGAACTTACTGTACATCAAcgagtccacactggggagaaaccttatgaatgcaagcagtgtggaaagactttcagaggGAGCTTCGAACTTACTGTACATCAAagagtccacactggggagaaaccttatgaatgcaagcagtgtgggaAGACATTCTCATATAACTCCAATCTTACTGcacatcagagagtccacactagggaaaaaccttatgaatgcaagcagtgtggaaagacattcagatgGAGCTCCAAACTTTCtgtacatcaaagaatccacactggggagaaatcttatgaatgcaattag
- the LOC100619167 gene encoding zinc finger protein 665-like isoform X1, producing the protein MALERDRLPGQEEVTFKDVAVEFTWEEWRLLSPPQKELYKEVMLENTRNLLSVGLPVPPEDVISYLEQREASWILEQEGLSRCCPERENRPEIKVNPIEVSLPVEEMDLQTFMSNGPDNVTFREFCVAPQNSSHEHKRIHTEEKSSESNQWRRTFMHRASLAGHQRIHTREKPYECKQCGKTFSYSSSLATHHRIHTGDKPYECNQCGKTFIQRSHLAVHQRIHTGEKPYECKQCEKAFSQRSLLAVHQRVHTGEKPYECKQCEKTFTCNSKLAVHQRVHTGEKPYKCKQCGKTFTYDSSLVVHQRIHTGAKPYECKQCGKTFRQSFELSVHQRVHTGEKPYECKKCGKTFICNSKLAIHQRVHTGEKPYECKQCGKTFRLSSELAIHWRVHTGEKPYECKQCGKNFSQSSSLAVHQRIHTREKPYECKQCGKTFSHSSSLVVHQRVHTGEKPYECNQCGKTFSQRSHLGIHQRVHTGEKPYECKQCGKTFSQSFHLACHQRIHTGEKP; encoded by the exons GAGGAggtgacattcaaggatgtggctgtggagtTCACCTGggaggagtggcgcctcttgtcccctccccagaaagagctgtacaaggaggtgatgctggagaatacCAGGAACCtcctctctgtgg GGCTTCCTGTTCCCCCAGAAGATGTGATTTCTTATTTGGAACAGAGGGAAGCCTCGTGGATACTGGAGCAAGAAGGTCTGAGTAGGTGTTGCCCAG aaaGAGAGAACAGACCTGAAATCAAGGTGAATCCAATAGAGGTGAGTCTTCCTGTGGAAGAAATGGACCTACAAACATTCATGAGTAATGGTCCTGATAATGTCACTTTCAGAGAATTCTGTGTTGCACCTCAAAATTCATCTCATGAACATAAAAGAATTCACACTGAAGAAAAATCTAGTGAAAGTAATCAGTGGAGAAGGACTTTTATGCACAGGGCTAGTCTTGctggacatcagagaatccacactagggagaaaccttatgaatgcaagcaatgtggaaagacattcagttacAGCTCCTCTCTTGCAACACATCATAGAATCCATACTGGGGataaaccttatgaatgcaatcaatgtggaaagactttcattcAGAGATctcatcttgctgtacatcagagaatccacactggggagaaaccatatgaatgcaagcaatgtgaaAAGGCATTCAGTCAAAGATCCcttcttgctgtacatcagagagtccatactggggagaaaccttatgaatgcaagcaatgtgaaAAGACATTCACATGTAATTCCaaacttgctgtacatcagagagtccacactggggagaaaccttataaatgcaagcaatgtggaaagacattcacataTGATTCCTCTcttgttgtacatcagagaatccacactggggcaaaaccttatgaatgcaagcaatgtggaaagactttcagacaGAGCTTTGAACTTTctgtacatcagagagtccatactggggagaaaccttatgaatgcaaaaaatgtggaaagacatttataTGTAACTCCAAACTTGCCATACATCAGAGAgtccatactggggagaaaccttatgaatgcaagcaatgtgggaaGACTTTCAGACTGAGCTCTGAACTTGCTATACATTGGAgggtccacactggggagaaaccttatgaatgcaagcaatgtggaaagaattTTAGTCAGAGCTCCtctcttgctgtacatcagagaatccacactagggagaaaccttatgaatgcaagcaatgtgggaaGACATTCAGTCATAGTTCCTCACTAGTtgtacatcagagagtccacactggagagaaaccttatgaatgcaatcaatgtggaaagacattcagtcaaaGATCCCATCTTGGTATACATCAAAgagtccacactggagagaaaccttatgaatgcaagcagtgtgggaagacattcagtcagagttTTCATCTTGCTTGtcaccagagaattcacactggggagaaaccttaa